From Apium graveolens cultivar Ventura chromosome 9, ASM990537v1, whole genome shotgun sequence, the proteins below share one genomic window:
- the LOC141686660 gene encoding uncharacterized protein LOC141686660 has translation MGGGAVMRVAGKIAGFFNGSFRGGFPAFPETITFAAFKANSARPITCVISSSDTQYEAASFEDWEVAGEVASRGEPLARVVFGGAPTLEEAQDATFQLRTALDQVYLSKESSEGSCESYRGHEKLAMSDSGHSEGKACITKASVPNHAIQAFRLLKESAAAQTVASIASDPNVWTAVMENEALLEYFQSQDTGMNSNLNESPVDAEILGYQSHKFSDDEAFDEKEPKKGFNSFLKDIKSRVEDMLNSCSSFFQNLFTGPAAADGSAKVDKTMGASIMVLVVMVIMVVVLKRV, from the exons ATGGGAGGCGGAGCGGTGATGAGAGTGGCCGGAAAGATCGCCGGTTTTTTTAACGGCAGTTTTCGCGGTGGGTTCCCGGCGTTCCCTGAAACTATAACCTTCGCCGCGTTCAAGGCCAATAGTGCTCGGCCCATAACATGTGTCATATCTTCCTCTGACACGCAATATGAAGCTGCGTCGTTTGAAGATTGGGAAGTGGCTGGAGAGGTGGCGAGCAGGGGTGAGCCTTTGGCCAGGGTTGTGTTTGGTGGGGCCCCCACTCTTGAGGAAGCTCAAGATGCTACCTTTCAACTCCGTACTGCTCTTGATCA GGTGTACCTGTCGAAAGAATCCAGTGAAGGTTCATGTGAATCATATAGGGGGCATGAGAAGTTGGCTATGTCAGACTCTGGCCATTCGGAGGGTAAAGCTTGTATTACCAAAGCCTCGGTACCAAATCATGCTATTCAGGCTTTTCGATTGCTCAAAGAAAGTGCCGCTGCTCAG ACTGTCGCTTCAATTGCTAGTGATCCAAATGTCTGGACTGCTGTGATGGAAAATGAGGCGCTTTTGGAATACTTCCAATCTCAAGACACTG GTATGAACAGCAATCTTAATGAATCACCTGTTGATGCTGAGATTCTAGGCTACCAGTCCCACAAGTTCTCAGACGATGAGGCGTTCGATGAGAAAGAGCCGAAGAAAGGTTTTAATAGTTTTTTGAAGGATATCAAATCAAGAGTAGAGGATATGCTGAACAGCTGCTCTAGTTTCTTTCAAAATCTTTTTACTGGTCCAGCAGCAGCTGATGGAAGTGCT